A stretch of Brassica napus cultivar Da-Ae chromosome C6, Da-Ae, whole genome shotgun sequence DNA encodes these proteins:
- the LOC111211357 gene encoding putative transcription factor bHLH056 isoform X1 translates to MSNMNNDQESIQFWSSLLHSVADSDPKDDHLSEISSPIMVMSTSMAIDVSPKPFNAPRDGHKAGPQKAIAETGDISIDEGGQRSAEKHIEVIKKEGEKEEIKNFGKNKRPRTNEARNTAEKRRRTDIKTKIENLKQLTPNCKKRDIASTLDCIIDNIRWMKHYVESQSMGPMLPLGMKMDFPAPWFPSIPPNFIMPPFSGFTPGETSCAYGNQNIEPSTTKGFNNQPHSSRSM, encoded by the exons ATGAGTAATATGAACAACGACCAAGAAAGCATTCAGTTTTGGTCCTCACTTCTCCACTCCGTTGCTGATTCCGACCCTAAGGATGATCACTTATCCGAGATCAGTAGCCCGATAATGGTGATGTCTACATCGATGGCTATAGATGTTTCACCTAAACCTTTTAATGCTCCTAGAGATGGACATAAGGCTGGACCGCAAAAAGCTATAGCCGAAACTGGAGATATAAGCATTGATGAGGGTGGTCAGAGATCTGCTGAAAAGCATATTGAGGTG ATAAAGAAAGAAggtgaaaaagaagaaataaagaaTTTTGGTAAGAATAAGAGACCACGTACTAATGAAGCTCGTAATACTGCTGAGAAG AGGAGACGCACcgatataaaaactaaaattgaaaATCTGAAGCAGTTGACACCTAATTGCAAAAAG AGAGACATAGCATCGACACTTGATTGTATCATAGATAATATACGCTGGATGAAGCATTATGTAGAA AGTCAGAGCATGGGTCCCATGTTACCACTTGGAATGAAAATGGATTTTCCGGCACCATGGTTCCCTTCTATTCCTCCCAACTTTATCATGCCGCCGTTCAGTGGTTTTACCCCAGGAGAAACTAGCTGTGCCTATGGCAATCAAAATATTGAACCTTCTACCACCAAG GGATTCAACAATCAACCACACTCGTCAAGATCTATGTGA
- the LOC111211357 gene encoding putative transcription factor bHLH056 isoform X2, which translates to MSNMNNDQESIQFWSSLLHSVADSDPKDDHLSEISSPIMVMSTSMAIDVSPKPFNAPRDGHKAGPQKAIAETGDISIDEGGQRSAEKHIEIKKEGEKEEIKNFGKNKRPRTNEARNTAEKRRRTDIKTKIENLKQLTPNCKKRDIASTLDCIIDNIRWMKHYVESQSMGPMLPLGMKMDFPAPWFPSIPPNFIMPPFSGFTPGETSCAYGNQNIEPSTTKGFNNQPHSSRSM; encoded by the exons ATGAGTAATATGAACAACGACCAAGAAAGCATTCAGTTTTGGTCCTCACTTCTCCACTCCGTTGCTGATTCCGACCCTAAGGATGATCACTTATCCGAGATCAGTAGCCCGATAATGGTGATGTCTACATCGATGGCTATAGATGTTTCACCTAAACCTTTTAATGCTCCTAGAGATGGACATAAGGCTGGACCGCAAAAAGCTATAGCCGAAACTGGAGATATAAGCATTGATGAGGGTGGTCAGAGATCTGCTGAAAAGCATATTGAG ATAAAGAAAGAAggtgaaaaagaagaaataaagaaTTTTGGTAAGAATAAGAGACCACGTACTAATGAAGCTCGTAATACTGCTGAGAAG AGGAGACGCACcgatataaaaactaaaattgaaaATCTGAAGCAGTTGACACCTAATTGCAAAAAG AGAGACATAGCATCGACACTTGATTGTATCATAGATAATATACGCTGGATGAAGCATTATGTAGAA AGTCAGAGCATGGGTCCCATGTTACCACTTGGAATGAAAATGGATTTTCCGGCACCATGGTTCCCTTCTATTCCTCCCAACTTTATCATGCCGCCGTTCAGTGGTTTTACCCCAGGAGAAACTAGCTGTGCCTATGGCAATCAAAATATTGAACCTTCTACCACCAAG GGATTCAACAATCAACCACACTCGTCAAGATCTATGTGA
- the LOC106435297 gene encoding uncharacterized protein LOC106435297: MEEFIFQMPRKWQKQGRVRGIALSQERFQFIFDNEHDLVEVLEKGVHTFHEWAIVVERWSEVPPPDSLQYIPIWVQIRNIPINYQTQLAIEALGDIVGKVIDVAFDPLKARSNVYERVKVRFDVSRPLRKEKVIDLPNGGKTKVFFNYERIQKRCYTCQRLSHEQSVCPITIQRSQVEADSRRAGQSIMKKKSNVILLESDPLFGVLEENQVGINPNTSKPRIAPEVLEEMRQYLLVAPGEERIIREERVKASVREVENDPILRKSALSLDLVPAVTRDLQRGKGLVFDYPVENSMSPLFEPRPQGEKLLAASMRANPAFEGRPEIISTRVQQVGFSQSSASSSSLSGSTGSRLKSFDLNLSGTSSKKTSIRKRPGKNMRKMNANACQEENIQISLKDGMIIGSVEKRKAVDQMGGVPKAAKQITQKAVPKEGLSKDQ; encoded by the coding sequence ATGGAGGAGTTTATCTTTCAGATGCCTCGTAAATGGCAGAAACAAGGCCGTGTTAGAGGTATTGCTCTTTCTCAGGAAAGATTTCAGTTTATCTTCGATAATGAACATGATCTGGTGGAAGTTTTAGAAAAAGGTGTGCATACTTTTCATGAATGGGCTATTGTTGTTGAGAGATGGTCGGAAGTTCCTCCTCCTGATTCACTGCAGTATATTCCAATATGGGTTCAAATCAGGAATATCCCGATCAACTATCAAACTCAATTGGCAATTGAAGCGCTTGGAGATATAGTAGGAAAGGTTATTGATGTGGCTTTTGATCCTTTGAAGGCGCGAAGCAATGTTTATGAAAGAGTTAAGGTTCGGTTCGACGTCTCAAGACCTCTGCGCAAAGAAAAAGTGATAGACTTACCGAACGGTGGAAAAACTAAAGTCTTTTTCAACTATGAAAGGATTCAGAAGAGATGTTACACTTGTCAGAGGTTGTCTCACGAACAGTCTGTTTGTCCGATCACTATTCAGAGGAGTCAAGTTgaagcagattcaagaagagcTGGCCagagtattatgaagaaaaagtCGAACGTAATTCTTTTGGAATCTGATCCGCTGTTTGGTGTTTTGGAGGAAAATCAGGTTGGTATTAATCCTAATACTAGTAAACCAAGAATTGCTCCAGAAGTTTTGGAAGAAATGAGGCAATATCTGTTAGTGGCACCAGGTGAAGAAAGAATTATCAGAGAGGAGAGAGTCAAAGCTTCGGTCAGAGAAGTTGAAAATGATCCGATCCTAAGGAAATCTGCCTTGAGTTTAGATCTTGTACCGGCTGTGACAAGAGACTTACAGAGAGGCAAAGGATTAGTCTTTGATTACCCAGTTGAAAATTCTATGTCTCCTCTGTTTGAACCAAGACCGCAAGGTGAAAAACTTTTAGCTGCTTCTATGAGAGCTAACCCTGCATTTGAAGGGAGGCCGGAGATTATATCAACAAGAGTTCAGCAGGTTGGTTTCTCTCAATCATCAGCTTCATCGTCTTCTTTGAGTGGTTCTACGGGGTCTAGATTGAAATCTTTTGATCTTAATCTTTCCGGGACCTCCTCAAAGAAGACCAGCATCAGGAAAAGGCCGGGAAAAAATATGAGGAAGATGAATGCTAATGCTTGCCAAGAGGAAAATATCCAAATTTCTCTAAAAGATGGAATGATAATTGGAAGTGTGGAGAAAAGGAAAGCGGTTGATCAGATGGGTGGAGTTCCCAAAGCTGCAAAGCAAATAACTCAAAAGGCGGTCCCGAAGGAGGGACTGTCCAAAGATCAATGA